A genome region from Colwellia sp. Arc7-D includes the following:
- the deoA gene encoding thymidine phosphorylase, whose translation MLLPQEIIRTKRNGDSLTKAQIQSFVDGLVTKDFNDAQAGSMAMAIFQQGMETREIIDFTMAMKNSGDVLSWPELEGPVVDKHSTGGVGDKVSFMLAAIVAACGAYVPMIAGRGLGHTGGTADKLESIAGFNVQPSIAEFKGIVKDLGMAIISQTDNLAPADKRLYGIRDITATVESIPLITASILSKKLAAGLDSLVMDVKVGNGAMMSNIDDAKALAQSIVNVANGAGVPTQAIITDMNQVLGATAGNALEMAETVKYLNGSLREPRLHAVVVSLAKAMLVSAKVAENEDQALTKINHALSSGAAAEIFNKMIHALGGPSDFMEDPWRSMERANCIQDVIALDHGYINGMQTRDIGLAVVGLKGGRTANGQQIDHTVGFDRVLPIGTLVNRGDVVARVHARDEDSALQASQQYLAALDIGEKAAEQAPVIYQTITG comes from the coding sequence ATGTTATTACCACAAGAAATAATTCGCACCAAACGAAATGGTGACTCGCTTACTAAAGCACAAATTCAAAGCTTTGTTGATGGCTTAGTAACCAAAGATTTTAATGATGCTCAAGCTGGTTCAATGGCGATGGCGATTTTTCAACAAGGTATGGAAACCCGTGAAATAATTGATTTTACCATGGCAATGAAAAATTCGGGTGACGTATTATCTTGGCCGGAATTAGAAGGCCCAGTCGTTGATAAACACTCAACCGGTGGTGTTGGTGATAAAGTTAGCTTTATGTTAGCGGCCATTGTTGCAGCTTGTGGTGCTTATGTTCCTATGATCGCCGGTCGTGGTTTGGGCCATACGGGTGGGACAGCAGATAAATTAGAAAGTATTGCAGGCTTTAATGTTCAACCAAGTATTGCTGAATTTAAAGGTATTGTTAAAGATTTAGGTATGGCGATTATCTCGCAAACTGACAACTTAGCACCAGCCGATAAGCGTTTATACGGTATTCGAGATATTACTGCTACTGTGGAGTCTATTCCATTAATCACCGCTTCTATTTTGTCGAAAAAGCTAGCAGCAGGGCTTGATAGTTTAGTGATGGATGTAAAGGTCGGTAATGGCGCTATGATGTCTAATATCGATGATGCCAAAGCTTTAGCACAAAGTATTGTTAATGTAGCGAATGGGGCAGGTGTGCCAACACAAGCTATTATCACTGATATGAATCAAGTGTTAGGCGCTACCGCAGGTAATGCCCTAGAGATGGCTGAAACAGTTAAATACTTAAATGGCTCTCTGCGTGAACCGCGTTTACATGCGGTAGTTGTTTCATTAGCTAAAGCCATGTTAGTCAGTGCAAAAGTTGCTGAAAATGAAGATCAAGCGCTAACAAAGATCAATCATGCCTTGTCTTCTGGTGCTGCTGCTGAAATATTTAACAAAATGATTCATGCATTAGGTGGCCCAAGTGACTTTATGGAAGATCCTTGGCGTTCAATGGAACGTGCAAACTGCATACAAGACGTTATAGCGTTAGATCATGGTTACATTAATGGTATGCAAACCCGTGATATCGGTTTAGCTGTTGTAGGCTTAAAAGGCGGACGCACAGCGAATGGTCAGCAAATAGATCATACGGTTGGTTTCGACCGAGTTTTACCTATTGGTACTTTAGTCAACCGAGGCGATGTTGTAGCGCGTGTACATGCTAGAGATGAAGATTCAGCGCTTCAAGCAAGTCAACAGTACTTAGCGGCGTTAGACATAGGTGAGAAAGCAGCAGAACAAGCGCCTGTGATTTATCAAACTATTACTGGTTAG
- a CDS encoding cytidine deaminase: protein MMNIEENKFITLVNAAKEGFNNAYAPYSNFHVGAAALTVNGNVVKGCNVENASYGLTVCAERNCLAQGVIAGETSFSAIVIYTNQEKLTPPCGACRQVIVEFLAPNALVVAVNHNNDKKQWTVNELLPDAFTPKDLLEK, encoded by the coding sequence ATGATGAACATTGAAGAAAATAAATTTATAACGCTTGTTAATGCTGCGAAAGAAGGCTTTAACAATGCTTATGCGCCATACAGTAACTTTCATGTTGGTGCTGCTGCGTTAACCGTTAATGGTAACGTAGTTAAAGGCTGTAATGTTGAAAATGCCTCATATGGATTAACCGTTTGTGCAGAGCGTAATTGTTTAGCACAAGGTGTTATTGCAGGTGAAACATCGTTTTCAGCGATAGTTATTTATACAAACCAAGAAAAATTAACGCCGCCATGTGGTGCTTGCCGACAAGTTATTGTTGAGTTTTTAGCGCCGAATGCACTGGTGGTTGCTGTTAACCATAATAATGATAAAAAGCAATGGACAGTTAACGAACTATTACCAGATGCTTTTACGCCCAAAGATTTACTGGAAAAATAA